The Candidatus Sphingomonas colombiensis genome contains the following window.
TGGCGCGGAGCAACGGATAACGCGCCATCCAATTCTTGTCCGTGATCCGCTTGTCGAAAATCGCACGCTTCCGTGCGACGAAAGTTTCCGTCGGGACGAGGCGCAGGAGGTAGAGATCCTCCAGCCCGAAAGGCGCATTCACCTCGATCACGCCATCGGCCGCCAGCCGAATCGCCACGGCGGTCGCGGTCTCGGGCCAGAAGCGCATCGCATCGCGGACCGATCGGTAAGGCCGATCGCCATTACGCACATGCATTCTCGCCTGATTCCTGACCGACCAATCGAGTTCGGGAGCGGCGATGCGCAGCCGGCGCTCCAGTGCCGCATCATTATCGTGGGCGAGGTTGCCGCGATCGAAGTACAGCACATCGACATCGCCGTGCGGCATCGCGGGCG
Protein-coding sequences here:
- a CDS encoding nucleotidyltransferase family protein: MTGRGGVSREADLVALIAADDRRMAALAIVGSLGLADCWIGAGFVRDAVWDHLHGRPPAMPHGDVDVLYFDRGNLAHDNDAALERRLRIAAPELDWSVRNQARMHVRNGDRPYRSVRDAMRFWPETATAVAIRLAADGVIEVNAPFGLEDLYLLRLVPTETFVARKRAIFDKRITDKNWMARYPLLRAIQSDPPFSGV